The Cydia amplana chromosome 10, ilCydAmpl1.1, whole genome shotgun sequence DNA window tgggcggctgtctcctctgcctccatgcacGCCCTGCAGAGGGGGCTATCTGTAACACGTAGGGTTAGTAGGTGTTTGTTAAATGAGGCGTGGCCGGTTATGGCCCCAGCTATAAGCCGGAGCTGTGGTCTCTTCAGCTGTCGCAGCCTCCGTGACAGATTGGGGTTGAGTGTCGGGAGGGCTTCCTTCGCCTGCCTGCAGGTGCCTAGGTTAGACCAGTATTGTTGGTGTTTTACCTTGGTGTTATGACGCAGCATGTTCCGGAGCCAGGCAAATGGCAGAGGTATAATTGGCTCAGGTCCTGCCACCTTCAGTTCCGAGCCACCTCTCGCCAGGATGTCGGCTGCATCGTTACCTCGTGAGTTGCTGTGTCCTTTGATCCACTGCAGAGTTACGCCATTGGTGGTACATACCTCTGACAGAGCTTTGTGGCATTCGTAAATTAGCCCTGAAGTGAGAGTATAACTTTGTAGAGCTTGCAGTACTGATCGACTATCAGAGAGTATGCGGATGGGGTAGTCCAATACTTCCCTTGAGACGATTGCGTGTGCTGCCATTATGATGCCCATACATTCCGCCTGGAAGACTGTGTTATGGGCACCAAGTGGTGTTGAGATGTGTATGTTTAGGTCCTCTGAGAAAACCCCAGCGCCAGTGCCTGACCTTGTCTTTGATCCGTCCGTGAAGATTCTCAGCTCCCTTGGGTTGAGTCCTTCATGGGGTTCTTcatgtaattgtattttgtatttcttgtCGAAGACGAACTGCTTGGGTATCCTGTCAGTCACCGCTTCTATGAGCGGTTCCCTACCTATGGCCTCGTAGAGGATTTCGGTGTGTGGCACCCTAGGCGGTCTCCAgagattagattttttaagaCGTACCGCCGCAGCTAGCGCTTCCTGTTGTATAAAGAGGTGCAGCGGCGGCAGGCCCAGTAAGGCTTCCAGGGCCGCGGTTGGTAGGACCCTAGGGCATTGTAGGatttgtaggtaaaatccgtcgcacgcgtccgcgccagttagcaTTACTCATACTACTAttcgttaacccgctcacccgaaaaaaaattaaaaaaaaacgtttaccCGCTCCGTGCAACTACTGGTGCAAccgcgccatctagcggacgcCTTAAAGCTTGTGTTGCAAGTGTTACTTAGTTATTGGCTTCCATATATTTGAGAAAATCTGACCTTAGTGAATAGTCCAGTGAGTAAGGCATTACAGCGGGCGCGCGGCACGCTTCGCACACTTCGATATCGAACGTGGCGATTGGACCTCCGGGAGTTTATACTGCCACTGTAGTACCTTAAGATCTCACTGGCTATAGCCACactatctgccgtattcgaacttcaagatgttaacaagagacgacacgtacgagatcaattctagatacgttatagtttagatttcaactagttctcttttgcagcgcaattcgggcaaccaatgtcacttttacgatagatcgtgttagatatctattagatgtgaattagatctctaagtaatatcttgtggaaatcgttcaagagtatctccagaatcgcggaaatgtcaaatttgacaggttagatcttaaacatatcgttatcgtatcttggcgaatGTCTAAAAGGTATCTAATAGatttctattacaaaatccgaatcgggccctatattataacatttaaaactttcgcgttttgaacacataatattaactcacatttgtagacgggtctaacgtgaCATAATTTTATTACCTTCATTTACCGACGTTTTGACACTGGTCGtagtcgcggctaactgatgtcccagcaaagtGTCATAACTGAGATTTGTGCAattacccgacgaaaagtgtatgaaaaagtttggggtagacaatagacatcacattttcaaaccacccactacacataatgttaattattgtcaataaaatgtctataaatgtgagttaacacactatatatattactcttgatgtaggtaggtaattagttgAATATGTATTTCATGACAATGACAATGCACCTCACCCACTTGAAGTGTCTCCCCTGTATTTGCAGAAACCTTTGATTACAAGTGCAGCATCGATCGCTTTACTCGCTTGCTCTTGTAATATCGCCATTATTTCGTAAGTAATAGAGTTTAGTGATAATAATAGTATGTATTCCCTCGCCCTGCTAATAGTGAGCACGCGATTCTATCATATACTAGAAGTGTCTTCCTAAATAAGGGTTAAAAGTGTAAAGTGTGCTTTTAATGGGACATTCCATCGAGAGTCAGGTATGTATCGGTATTTTTAATACTACAAGATATTTTGGGAATATTTTTCTTGCTTATAGAATACCTGCaacaatatgttacacaacgaaggccgccaAAATATCTGACACTATCTTATTTGTGGAGCCATTAAGAGCGTGTCTACTGTCACAAATGTTAAAATCGATGTGATTgcccggatttttgacattttgcggcagcaatgcagttgGCAGTAATGTCACGCCGCATTACCTACTGAAGCCTTGTACTTAATGCTGACCGGTGTAGTCTGATTCCGAacggtaagtacctattacctCCTGTCAGTGGAGAGACACTCCTCCTTTCGGGAAAACTCGGCTccattcggctcagcattgctccgagcaatcaTTAGGGTTGGCACCACTTGACATccttttgcgtgcacgaccacagataagagaTTGACTTGAATTTTATCAGCCTTCTTTCTGTACGGtatgtagtactattatttattttgtgctttAGTGCGATATTAAATCTTTGGTTCATATCGACAGCTCAAATGTAACATCCAGTAAACATAACTGTGTTCCCTAGAACGTCATTACTCGAGTGCACTCTCCCCGCGACACCCGACACATTATAATTATTCGACAGgtctgtaatgtttaacttAACTCCCTCGCGCGGAAATATAGGGGTCCGCTATCAAAGAGATCTTTTATGGATCCGTACATCCATGTGATGTGGCTGCGATAACAAGATGCCTCTATAGTTTTGTCTCCCTCTTACGTGTACTTGGTGCATATTTTGTCTTCTTTGGCGGCAATCACAAAACAAAGGgcgcgctcattctttcttccgtgatACCGATGTAGGTATCTAAGTAAACTTAGAATACACATGTTGCAGCAATGGaacatattaaaattttcaaaaagACTTACCTACAATAACCGTGCCCCCATAAATTGCTACATACCTACTGGTTAAATTGTCACGAAAAGTGCTTCactaattacatacctactgaATGATTTTGACCCTActggcagggatcggaaccggttttttgcaaaaacttagaaataaccatatttttcgaattattttatactcgaaatgtaggactcagttgtgtttttaggttccgacttcgtattattagattgcccaattagaaatgaagtaattagcaaagaacgaaaaaataccgtttccgttcccatacaaaaaatactggtatccgatccctgcctaCTGGTAATACCTAAATGtttcttttcaccacaccagtcGTAAAGGCTCTATTtatacttcaaaaactgatgagaaagttgcattttatacttactcaagagtggcaaagtaatctgatgcaaattttaagttgtttcctcatgttggctgatatatataggtaatttaCTTTTGGGGTGGTGATTTGATGAAGATGATTTTGATTGATAACTAATTAATAACGTTCaacttaaatttaatttgtaatgttttactgatagtattttccttgcgttggtgtggtgaatatGTTAAATGTTTCACTCGGGAGCAAAGTCTAACTTTCGTGGCCTTTATGAGCCCTTGCAAAGTTCAACATTCCACTTTTTGAACTACACCATAGGCTTTTGGAACGTTTTTTTTTGCTCAAGGTATATTTGCTTCCTTGTTTTttacacacaacactaacgaatCGAATATAAATCTCTTCAAATCAGTCAACTATCTAAACTCAAAGTCTGAAGTCGCAGAAGGTCAACGTCTTATTAGGGGTACGTCAAGAATGAAAGGTTATCAGATATTGTAGCTTACTAACTGAATTGAAGCATCCTTGCTCAGCAGACCGATGACGTGTACTCCAGTCAACGAGGTTGAACGAtctaataatacctacctatatgtttcAAATGTTTTAGCCGCCACTTGATAAGAAAATCTATTAACCTTTTATTCATTTTTATCATGTGACAAATGCGACCACAATGATTAtagtatataat harbors:
- the LOC134651701 gene encoding uncharacterized protein LOC134651701, with product MLTGADACDGFYLQILQCPRVLPTAALEALLGLPPLHLFIQQEALAAAVRLKKSNLWRPPRVPHTEILYEAIGREPLIEAVTDRIPKQFVFDKKYKIQLHEEPHEGLNPRELRIFTDGSKTRSGTGAGVFSEDLNIHISTPLGAHNTVFQAECMGIIMAAHAIVSREVLDYPIRILSDSRSVLQALQSYTLTSGLIYECHKALSEVCTTNGVTLQWIKGHSNSRGNDAADILARGGSELKVAGPEPIIPLPFAWLRNMLRHNTKDNF